The Hyalangium minutum genomic interval GATGGCCTCGAGGAACGTCTCCGCCAGGGCCTTGGCGCAGGCCTCATCCACCTCGCGGTTGAGGGCCACGATGCCACCAAAGGCGGACACCTCGTCGGCCGCGCGCGCCGTGCGGTAGGCCCTCTCCAGTTCCGAGTCCACCGCCACACCGCACGGGGTGTTGTGCTTGATGATGATGGCGCAGGGCTGCTCGGGGAACTCGAGGACGAGCCCGAGCGCCGCATCCAGATCCAGGATGTTGTTGTAGGACAGCTCCTTGCCCTGGAGGACCTTGGAGAAGGCCACGGAGGGCTCGGAGGGCGCGGAATGCTCCCGGTAGAACGCGCCGCGCTGGTGCGGGTTCTCGCCGTAGCGCAGGCCCTGTGCCTTGCGGAAGGGCAGCGACAGCTCCTCGGGGAAAGGCTCCTGCGCCTGGCCCGCGAGCCACCCTGCGATGGCCGCGTCATACGCCGCCGTATGCGCGAACGCCTTGCGCATCAGCTTGCGGCGCGTCTCGTCCCCCACCCCGCCGGACTTCTCCAGCTCGGCGAGCACCGCATCGTAGTCGTCCGGGTCCACCACCACCGTCACATGCCGCGAGTTCTTCGCCGCCGCGCGCACCATGGCGGGCCCGCCGATGTCGATCTGCTCGATGACCTCGGCCTCACTGGCGCCGGAGGCCACCGTCTGCCGGAAGGGGTAGAGGTTCACTGCCACGAGGGAGATGGGCTCGATGCCGTGGGCCGCCATCTCCGCCCGGTCCTCCTCCCGCTCCAGCCGCCCGAGAAGGCCGCCGTGGATGCGGGGGTGGAGCGTCTTCACCCGGCCGCCGAGAATCTCGGGGCTCTGGGTGTGCTCGGAGACCTTGGTTGCGGGGACACCCGCGGCCTGGAGGGCGGCCAGCGTGCCACCGGTGGAGAGGAGCCGGAAGCCGCGCCGCACCAAACCCTGTGCGAATGGGACCAGGCCGCGCTTGTCGGAGACGCTGAGGAGAGCCAGCACTGGGGAGTCGCCTCTCAGTGAAGGGAGGCGGCTCTGTTAGCAACCGCCCCCGGGGGTGTCAACGCACCCCGCAGGGCATCGCTTCCTCACCAGCTCCCGGAATTTCAGGGCTTGCGGGCGGAAACCGGCGGCTCGGCCTCGGTGGCCTCGCGCAGCTTCATCAGGCCCCGCGTCTCCACCTGGCGGATGCGCTCGCGGGTGAGGTTCATGATCTCCCCCACCTCCTCGAGCGTGATTCCACCCTTCTCCGCCACGTCCAGGGCGCAGGTGTGCTCCAGCTCCCAGATCTCCTTGTCCGGGAAGTTGAGCTTGATGGAGCCCGTCTCCGGGTTCACATCCAGGTAGAGGTTGTGCTTGCACGACACGAACAGGCACGGACGCGGCCCGTTCACGCAGTCGGCGCGGGTGCGCGGCCGCTGCGAGTCAATTGTCTTGAGGAGCTCCCCCTCCTCGGGGTCCACCTGCCCGGCCAGCCGCCGACGGCGCAGGTCTCGCGCCATCTCCTTGCGCGACATGGTCTTCGACCGGCGGCGCTCCGCCGACTGTCCCTCCTCCCCGCCCTCCTCCGCCCCCTCCTCGCCCTGAAGCTGCTTCACTTCCGACATGTCCCCTCCGAATGTGCCCAATCTATCCGGTTGTCCAGGCCTGTAGCATCCTATTGCGAATCGGGCGTTTCGTCTCCGCGCGCGGTGACGGCACTGCCCAGACGTGCCACGTCCCGGACCAAATCCTGCGCCCGGCGCCTCAGGGCGCCCAGCTCGTCCTCCAGCGTCCGCCGGTGGTCCCCGCCGAACGGACGGCCTCCCAGCTCTGACTGGAACCCATCCAACACTGAAGCCAGATCCCGCTCCAGCTGGTCAATGTGGTTGCGGTGAAAGAGGAACGACCGCTTGATGTCCTCCAGCGTGTGCCCCTCGGCCATCATCTTCTTGATGGCGTTGATGCGCCGAACGGACTCCACCGGGTAGAGGCCACGGCTCCCCTGGTGCTTGCCCTTGCGGCCCACGCGGCGGCTGCGCGGCAGCAGCCCTGCCTGGACGTACTTCCGAAACGTCGCCTCCGAGAGCTGCACGCCCCGGGGCCGAAAGATCTCGAGGATTGCGCGAACCGGTAAGCCACCGGCGTGGTCGCGCTCGATCCGCTCAATCTCCTCGGGACCCAGCAGTTCCATTGCTTCCATTCAATATAGGATACTGAAGATACGACATTGAGTGCCAGAACACGGCAGCACCTGTCAAGCAGGAAAGGCCCGAGACGAACCGTTAAAAAATTGACAGAGCTACCGGACGGAGGGCGGATCCCGGGCCGTCAGCGGCTCAAGCGTCGAAGCAAGAGGGTGAAAAACGGCGAGCGCTCAGCGAAGGGCGAGCGCTCAGCGGCCGGCGTTGAACTCCAGGCTGACCGTGCCGTTGGGCTCAAGAATGAAGCGCTCCGTCTTGG includes:
- the purH gene encoding bifunctional phosphoribosylaminoimidazolecarboxamide formyltransferase/IMP cyclohydrolase, with amino-acid sequence MLALLSVSDKRGLVPFAQGLVRRGFRLLSTGGTLAALQAAGVPATKVSEHTQSPEILGGRVKTLHPRIHGGLLGRLEREEDRAEMAAHGIEPISLVAVNLYPFRQTVASGASEAEVIEQIDIGGPAMVRAAAKNSRHVTVVVDPDDYDAVLAELEKSGGVGDETRRKLMRKAFAHTAAYDAAIAGWLAGQAQEPFPEELSLPFRKAQGLRYGENPHQRGAFYREHSAPSEPSVAFSKVLQGKELSYNNILDLDAALGLVLEFPEQPCAIIIKHNTPCGVAVDSELERAYRTARAADEVSAFGGIVALNREVDEACAKALAETFLEAIIAPTYSAAALQVLSAKKNLRLLEAGPALASPQARPRVQLDARSVSGGLLLQDKDAAEPPLEWKIVTKRHPTAEEEKALCFAWKVCKHVKSNAIVFSSGDRLLAAGGGQTSRVDSVKIAAGRGGPALKGSAVASDAFFPFRDGLDEAARAGATCVIQPGGSVRDAELIAAADEHGLAMVLTGVRHFRH
- a CDS encoding sigma factor-like helix-turn-helix DNA-binding protein gives rise to the protein MSEVKQLQGEEGAEEGGEEGQSAERRRSKTMSRKEMARDLRRRRLAGQVDPEEGELLKTIDSQRPRTRADCVNGPRPCLFVSCKHNLYLDVNPETGSIKLNFPDKEIWELEHTCALDVAEKGGITLEEVGEIMNLTRERIRQVETRGLMKLREATEAEPPVSARKP
- a CDS encoding MerR family transcriptional regulator, with translation MEAMELLGPEEIERIERDHAGGLPVRAILEIFRPRGVQLSEATFRKYVQAGLLPRSRRVGRKGKHQGSRGLYPVESVRRINAIKKMMAEGHTLEDIKRSFLFHRNHIDQLERDLASVLDGFQSELGGRPFGGDHRRTLEDELGALRRRAQDLVRDVARLGSAVTARGDETPDSQ